The following proteins are co-located in the Canis aureus isolate CA01 chromosome X, VMU_Caureus_v.1.0, whole genome shotgun sequence genome:
- the TENT5D gene encoding terminal nucleotidyltransferase 5D isoform X2 has product MSEIRFSNLIWDQLITLDQVLDEVIPIHGRGNFPTLEVKPKDIIQVVKEQLIEQGIIVKDTRLNGSTASYILASHNGISYKDLDVIFGVELPSDQEFQVVKDAVLGCLLDFLPKGVKKEKITLKTMREAYVQKMVKVCNKHDRWSLISLSNNTGKNVELKFVNSLRRQFEFSVDSFQIVLDPMLEFYSDKNAKLTKESYPVVVAESMYGDFREAMTHLQFKLISTRKPEEIRGGGLLKYSNLLVRDFKPACEAEIKTLERYMCSRFFIDFPDVAEQQMKIESYLRNHFIGEEKSKYDYLMTLRGVVNESTVCLMGHERRQTLNMITLMALKVLGEQNILPNTDNVTCFYQPAPYFAAEGGHPTYYVTSGPPPIFFQPYHPLHFHVPNGMV; this is encoded by the coding sequence ATGTCTGAAATCAGATTTAGCAATCTCATTTGGGATCAACTTATAACACTGGATCAAGTATTAGATGAAGTAATTCCAATTCATGGAAGGGGGAATTTCCCCACATTGGAGGTAAAACCAAAAGATATCATTCAGGTTGTGAAAGAGCAATTAATAGAGCAAGGAATTATTGTTAAAGATACCCGATTGAATGGTTCCACAGCAAGTTATATACTTGCAAGTCACAATGGAATCAGCTATAAGGATCTAGATGTTATTTTTGGTGTTGAACTACCAAGTGATCAGGAATTTCAAGTTGTTAAGGATGCAGTTCTTGGTTGTCTACTTGACTTTTTACCAAAAGgtgtgaaaaaggaaaagatcacCCTGAAAACCATGAGAGAGGCTTATGTGCAAAAGATGGTCAAAGTTTGCAATAAGCACGATCGTTGGAgtctcatttctctttcaaacAACACTGGAAAGAATGTAGAGCTAAAATTTGTGAATTCACTCAGACGACAATTTGAATTTAGCGTTGATTCCTTTCAAATTGTTTTGGATCCCATGTTAGAATTCTACAGTGACAAAAATGCTAAACTAACCAAAGAATCCTATCCTGTTGTGGTAGCTGAAAGCATGTATGGAGACTTCCGGGAAGCAATGACACATTTGCAATTCAAGCTTATATCTactagaaaacctgaagagaTTAGAGGTGGTGGCCTTCTGAAGTACAGCAACTTGCTGGTTCGTGACTTTAAGCCAGCTTGTGAAGCAGAAATCAAGACACTGGAACGTTATATGTGTTCTAGgttctttattgattttcctgATGTAGCAGAACAGCAAATGAAGATTGAATCATACCTTCGTAACCATTTCATAGGTGAAGAAAAGAGCAAGTATGACTACCTTATGACCTTGCGTGGAGTTGTGAATGAAAGCACTGTTTGTCTCATGGGACATGaaagaaggcagacgctcaatatGATCACCCTTATGGCTTTAAAAGTACTTGGAGAACAGAATATCCTACCTAATACAGATAATGTAACTTGCTTTTATCAGCCTGCTCCATACTTTGCTGCTGAGGGAGGGCACCCTACTTATTATGTGACATCTGGACCACCACCTATTTTCTTTCAGCCATACCACCCACTGCACTTTCATGTGCCAAATGGTAtggtttaa
- the TENT5D gene encoding terminal nucleotidyltransferase 5D isoform X1, with translation MALGCSTDFTMSEIRFSNLIWDQLITLDQVLDEVIPIHGRGNFPTLEVKPKDIIQVVKEQLIEQGIIVKDTRLNGSTASYILASHNGISYKDLDVIFGVELPSDQEFQVVKDAVLGCLLDFLPKGVKKEKITLKTMREAYVQKMVKVCNKHDRWSLISLSNNTGKNVELKFVNSLRRQFEFSVDSFQIVLDPMLEFYSDKNAKLTKESYPVVVAESMYGDFREAMTHLQFKLISTRKPEEIRGGGLLKYSNLLVRDFKPACEAEIKTLERYMCSRFFIDFPDVAEQQMKIESYLRNHFIGEEKSKYDYLMTLRGVVNESTVCLMGHERRQTLNMITLMALKVLGEQNILPNTDNVTCFYQPAPYFAAEGGHPTYYVTSGPPPIFFQPYHPLHFHVPNGMV, from the coding sequence TTGTTCTACTGACTTTACAATGTCTGAAATCAGATTTAGCAATCTCATTTGGGATCAACTTATAACACTGGATCAAGTATTAGATGAAGTAATTCCAATTCATGGAAGGGGGAATTTCCCCACATTGGAGGTAAAACCAAAAGATATCATTCAGGTTGTGAAAGAGCAATTAATAGAGCAAGGAATTATTGTTAAAGATACCCGATTGAATGGTTCCACAGCAAGTTATATACTTGCAAGTCACAATGGAATCAGCTATAAGGATCTAGATGTTATTTTTGGTGTTGAACTACCAAGTGATCAGGAATTTCAAGTTGTTAAGGATGCAGTTCTTGGTTGTCTACTTGACTTTTTACCAAAAGgtgtgaaaaaggaaaagatcacCCTGAAAACCATGAGAGAGGCTTATGTGCAAAAGATGGTCAAAGTTTGCAATAAGCACGATCGTTGGAgtctcatttctctttcaaacAACACTGGAAAGAATGTAGAGCTAAAATTTGTGAATTCACTCAGACGACAATTTGAATTTAGCGTTGATTCCTTTCAAATTGTTTTGGATCCCATGTTAGAATTCTACAGTGACAAAAATGCTAAACTAACCAAAGAATCCTATCCTGTTGTGGTAGCTGAAAGCATGTATGGAGACTTCCGGGAAGCAATGACACATTTGCAATTCAAGCTTATATCTactagaaaacctgaagagaTTAGAGGTGGTGGCCTTCTGAAGTACAGCAACTTGCTGGTTCGTGACTTTAAGCCAGCTTGTGAAGCAGAAATCAAGACACTGGAACGTTATATGTGTTCTAGgttctttattgattttcctgATGTAGCAGAACAGCAAATGAAGATTGAATCATACCTTCGTAACCATTTCATAGGTGAAGAAAAGAGCAAGTATGACTACCTTATGACCTTGCGTGGAGTTGTGAATGAAAGCACTGTTTGTCTCATGGGACATGaaagaaggcagacgctcaatatGATCACCCTTATGGCTTTAAAAGTACTTGGAGAACAGAATATCCTACCTAATACAGATAATGTAACTTGCTTTTATCAGCCTGCTCCATACTTTGCTGCTGAGGGAGGGCACCCTACTTATTATGTGACATCTGGACCACCACCTATTTTCTTTCAGCCATACCACCCACTGCACTTTCATGTGCCAAATGGTAtggtttaa